The Agelaius phoeniceus isolate bAgePho1 chromosome 4, bAgePho1.hap1, whole genome shotgun sequence genome includes a region encoding these proteins:
- the SHISA3 gene encoding protein shisa-3 homolog gives MAGRRRALPRLLLRCLLLGLLGGGGGGQPGGGEYCHGWVDGQGGYHEGFQCPEGFDTAAATICCGSCALRYCCAAAEARLEQGGCTNDREPSEPGVTAQPIYVPFLIVGSIFIAFIIVGSLVAVYCCTCLRPKQPSQPIRFSLRSYQTETLPMILASTSFRTPSRQSSTATSSSSTSSSVRRFSFPRAEPGCLVPSSPPPYTSGCFQTAHTVHLTQPSGFLVSPPYFGYPLQPEPALVGKSCSDFTQS, from the exons atggcggggcggcggcgggcgctgccgcggcTGCTGCTGCGCTgcctcctgctggggctgctgggcggcggcggcgggggccaGCCCGGCGGCGGCGAGTACTGCCACGGCTGGGTGGACGGGCAGGGGGGCTACCACGAGGGCTTCCAGTGCCCCGAGGGCTTCGACACGGCGGCCGCCACCATCTGCTGCGGCTCCTGCGCCCTGCGCTACTGCTGCGCCGCCGCCGAGGCTCGCCTGGAGCAGGGCGGCTGCACCAACGACCGGGAACCCTCGGAGCCGGGAGTCACCGCCC AACCAATCTACGTTCCATTCCTCATTGTTGGATCAATATTTATTGCCTTCATTATCGTGGGCTCGCTGGTAGCAGTTTATTGTTGCACATGTTTAAGACCTAAACAGCCGTCACAGCCCATCCGATTTTCTCTGCGGAGCTATCAGACCGAGACTCTTCCCATGATCTTGGCCTCCACAAGCTTCAGGACCCCATCCAGGCAGTCCAGCACCGCGACCAGTTCCAGTTCGACCAGCAGCTCGGTCCGCAGGTTCTCCTTCCCccgggcagagccaggctgcctTGTGCCGTCCTCACCTCCACCCTACACATCTGGCTGCTTCCAGACAGCCCACACAGTCCACCTGACCCAGCCATCGGGATTTCTGGTGTCTCCGCCATACTTTGGGTATCCTCTCCagccagagcctgccctggtTGGGAAGAGCTGCTCTGATTTTACTCAGAGCTGA